In the Candidatus Omnitrophota bacterium genome, GCTAGATCACCCGGCGGATTAAGCGTGGAGAAGGAGATAACCTTCAGACCCGGCGAATACGCAATAGACCTGCGGCAGACGATCACGAACTATTCTACCCAATCCCGGAACCTTAAATATGCGATCGTGGCCGGATCAGGCCTGAGAAGCCTTTCCCCGCAGGACGAAACGTACTCAGAGCTTGTGAAGGAGATAGACGGCAAGATAACTAACGTAAGCAGGGGCTCTATAAAAAAGCCGGTTACATGGGACGGCATACGGGTCAATTGGGTCTCGCAGAAGGCAAGGTATTTTTCTTTAATAACAAAACCGCCGGTTTCTTTTAAAGCGGTTTCTTCTAACAAATTGCCGGACAATAAGTTACAAACACAGATAGGTTCGGACAATTTTACCATCACCCCGAATTCATCGGTTACCCACGAGTTTATCTTATACGCCGGACCCAATGTTTATAATAATATGAAGAGCCTGAAACTGGGGATAGAGGATTCGGTTTATTTGGGTTTTACGGGCGGTATAGGGCGCGTATTATTTGTCATACTTGACCATATCCATAAGGTGGTCAAAAACTGGGGCATGTCTATAATATTCCTTACCGTTTTGATCAATGTCCTGCTCTTCCCCCTGACTTTTAAGGGGATAAAGTCGATGAAACAAATGCAGGCTCTCCAGCCGAAAATGGAAGCGCTGAAAAAGGCGCATAAAGGCGATTCCCAGAAACTCAACAGGGAAGTAATGGAGCTCTATAAGAAATATAAGATAAACCCGATGAGCGGTTGCCTGCCCTTGATCTTACAGATGCCGGTCTTCTTCGCCCTCTATCAGGTCCTTATGCGGTCGATAGAGTTACGCGGCGCCCCCTTCCTTTGGATAAAAGATCTCTCTCAGCCGGACAGGCTCGTCGTATTTAAAACTCCTATCTTATTGATAGGAACAGACTTAAATATTTTACCCTTATTAATGGCTGTAGCTATGTTCTTCCAGCAGAAGCTTTCTACCCCGCCACAGTCATCATCTAGCGACCAGATGGCCCAGCAGCAGAAGATGATGGCGATCATGATGCCCATTATTTTCGGTTTCCTGTTTTATCATCTTCCGTCCGGCCTGGTAATGTACTGGTTCACCAATACAGTTTTGACGA is a window encoding:
- the yidC gene encoding membrane protein insertase YidC, which produces MNMEKRALLAIVISMAILLLTQPLLVKYFPRQNQPQKASANVQPAPEPAAAQVSPAQKTQQPPQPVKLVDEKDIIFENEEYRAVLSNAGGVVKSVTLKKHLEGGKPIVLFDEQNPADATFSVSGLDPALDKAVYSPSIRQNGVLFTARSPGGLSVEKEITFRPGEYAIDLRQTITNYSTQSRNLKYAIVAGSGLRSLSPQDETYSELVKEIDGKITNVSRGSIKKPVTWDGIRVNWVSQKARYFSLITKPPVSFKAVSSNKLPDNKLQTQIGSDNFTITPNSSVTHEFILYAGPNVYNNMKSLKLGIEDSVYLGFTGGIGRVLFVILDHIHKVVKNWGMSIIFLTVLINVLLFPLTFKGIKSMKQMQALQPKMEALKKAHKGDSQKLNREVMELYKKYKINPMSGCLPLILQMPVFFALYQVLMRSIELRGAPFLWIKDLSQPDRLVVFKTPILLIGTDLNILPLLMAVAMFFQQKLSTPPQSSSSDQMAQQQKMMAIMMPIIFGFLFYHLPSGLVMYWFTNTVLTIAEQEIFLKKEMFHVEHSES